In Marmota flaviventris isolate mMarFla1 chromosome 17, mMarFla1.hap1, whole genome shotgun sequence, a single genomic region encodes these proteins:
- the Spata32 gene encoding LOW QUALITY PROTEIN: spermatogenesis-associated protein 32 (The sequence of the model RefSeq protein was modified relative to this genomic sequence to represent the inferred CDS: deleted 1 base in 1 codon): MEEELLEQEPRPRANVDSHLDSVPDLEDNSDVDIPERGPEAKSHNDPYWEMSSLEFGCEHTEQQYYTTETLHPYTEEIPRTFSGWSIGSNSSLQSVSGKELTCPEHRSIRIQTSKHLFWANKLIQASEHSLQQAINRQSKERDTEKTPSHPKQESNPKNTLCPENMLQISRALTFRQVTTSQPISSPCLSTSSLPPSIGLEELINFASSLAVASNDMELPSLEQMIKAPSRKSAAPSKEPVKPCTEPVQPQNPPKAKEPEKVPEQEKQSFPSYLDFKPGIKRATIEGEVKFLPTQDTPATLQECKEDSVPGTKKGNPLFLKIHFKLSSPSPQRND; encoded by the exons ATGGAGGAAGAATTGCTAGAGCAAGAGCCTCGGCCCAGAGCAAATGTGGATTCGCACCTGGACTCAGTCCCAGATCTGGAAGACAACTCAGATGTAGACATCCCAGAGAGGGGGCCTGAAGCTAAGTCACACAATGACCCTTATTGGGAGATGAGCTCTCTGGAGTTTGGCTGCGAACACACCGAGCAGCAATATTACACAACAGAGACCCTCCATCCCTACACAGAGGAGATACCAAGGACCTTCTCGGGATGGTCGATAGGCTCCAACTCCAGCCTCCAGAGTGTCTCAGGGAAAGAACTGACATGCCCTGAGCATCGCTCCATCCGCATACAGACTTCCAAGCACCTCTTCTGGGCAAATAAGCTCATCCAAGCATCAGAGCACAGCCTGCAACAGGCAATAAATAGGCAGTCCaaagaaagagacacagagaagacCCCCAGCCACCCAAAGCAGGAGTCCAACCCCAAGAACACACTGTGCCCTGAGAATATGCTCCAGATCTCCAGGGCCCTGACATTTCGCCAAGTCACAACCTCCCAGCCAATATCAAGCCCTTGTCTGTCAACCTCCAGCCTCCCGCCATCCATCGGCCTGGAAGAGCTGATCAATTTCGCATCTTCCTTGGCCGTAGCCTCCAACGACATGGAGTTGCCCAGTTTAGAACAAATGATCAAAGCTCCATCCCGGAAGTCTGCGGCACCTTCTAAAGAGCCTGTGAAACCTTGTACAGAGCCTGTGCAGCCTCAGAATCCACCCAAAGCCAAGGAGCCAGAAAAAGTTCCAGAACAGGAAAAACAGAGCTTCCCTTCTTACCTAGACTTCAAACCTGGGATCAAGAGAGCCACCATTGAGGGGGAAGTGAAGTTCCTTCCCACACAGGACACCCCCGCCACGCTGCAGGAATGCAAGGAAGA CTCGGTGCCGGGAACCAAGAAAGGGAATCCATTATTCCTGAAAATCCATTTTAAGCTGTCATCCCCTTCC CCCCAGAGAAATGACTAG
- the LOC114101917 gene encoding EF-hand calcium-binding domain-containing protein 3-like, giving the protein SGRRRQKTKRSPPTQKRPPQKPRRLLTQDRGEEQSSRVQKGRCQLHTAQMTQTEPPEAIATKTEQTTQRAKEFKSPVAAHPAWSGPDARSQSMTDENLLPLTPRQLTAFQDIFKLFSCSPTGTVDMRSMKIALRNVGIQLGPQEMCEALRLADLDGDGIVSFKDFLGVLTDNHYVAQCMHEHKTGQVRNRRVCDPRSLKTLFIEILFKLLNQGFVPSKSAQEVMSYYFKKQRALQLSPGCRDRARGQGRPSRAHAGLNFFCQAARVSGLSNTELARSLHTLCKPSARNPSSQIPKLAGRMRPECRTRSRIPGPRDIRLPKPHQPGRSKLLPNLGPLSPGSLRPPAGYVDESLEQIGLSKRALSPATLVQKQPFSPSPASLQKQAVKNLYK; this is encoded by the exons TCAGGCAGAAGAAGGCAGAAGACCAAGAGATCCCCACCCACACAGAAAAG GCCTCCACAGAAGCCTCGAAGGCTGCTCACACAAGATCGAGGTGAGGAGCAGTCCAGCAGGGTGCAGAAAGGGAGGTGTCAGCTGCACACTGCCCAAATGACCCAAACAGAGCCACCAGAAGCCATAGCCACAAAAACTGAGCAGACTACACAGAGGGCAAAAGAATTCAAGAGCCCTGTGGCTGCCCACCCAGCTTGGTCAGGACCAGATGCCAGATCTCAGAG CATGACAGATGAGAATCTCCTGCCCCTGACACCCCGGCAGCTGACAG CCTTCCAGGATATCTTCAAACTGTTCAGCTGCAGCCCAACAGGCACCGTGGACATGCGCAGCATGAAAATTGCCCTGCGCAATGTGGGTATCCAACTGGGCCCTCAGGAGATGTGTGAGGCTCTTCGGCTGGCAGACTTGGATG GTGATGGAATCGTAAGCTTCAAAGACTTCCTGGGTGTCCTCACTGACAACCATTACGTGGCTCAATGCATGCATGAGCACAAGACTG GGCAAGTGAGAAACCGTCGGGTCTGTGACCCCAGGAGCCTAAAGACCCTGTTCATAGAGATCCTGTTCAAGCTGCTTAACCAGGGCTTTGTGCCCTCCAAGTCCGCACAGGAGGTGATGAG CTACTACTTCAAGAAGCAGAGGGCTCTGCAGTTGAGCCCGGGCTGTAGGGATCGGGCCCGCGGCCAGGGCCGGCCGTCGCGCGCCCACGCTGGCCTCAACTTCTTCTGTCAGGCGGCGCGCGTCAGCGGCCTCTCCAACACGGAGCTAGCGCGCTCTCTGCACACACTGTGCAAACCGA GTGCGCGCAACCCCTCCTCTCAGATACCCAAACTGGCCGGGCGGATGCGGCCAGAATGCAGGACGCGGAGCCGAATCCCCGGCCCCCGCGACATCCGCCTTCCCAAGCCCCACCAGCCCGGCCGCTCCAAGCTCCTGCCCAACCTGGGACCGCTCAGCCCAG GCTCCCTCCGCCCTCCCGCAGGGTACGTCGACGAGTCGCTGGAGCAAATAGGCCTCTCAAAGCGGGCTCTGTCCCCTGCGACTCTAGTGCAGAAGCAACCCTTCTCCCCTTCACCAGCCTCTTTGCAGAAACAAGCTGTGAAGAACTTGTACAAGTAA